The segment GACCTCGTGGCCGCGGGAAAGGTCCGGATCGGACCCCTGGCCGGCCGGCGGTTCGCCCTGAAGGACGCGGCCGGCGCGTACGCTTTGATCTCGGGAAAGACCAAGAAAAAAGAATCCTTCCTCGGCGTCCTGCTAACCTATCCGCCGGACGCCGCACCGGCCAAATCCATCGCCGTCCGGCCCAGCCCCGCGCCGCAGGCGGACGCGGCGGAACAGGTGCGGCTGGGCGTATTGGGCGCGGGGCTTTTTGCCACGCAGGTCGCGCTTCCGGCCGTCGCGCGGATTCGGCGGGTGGAAAAGGTGTCGATCGTATCCGGCGGCGGACTCACGGCCGCGCTCGCCGCCAAGGAATTCGGCTTCCTCCGCGCCGCGGCCGATCCGGCCGACGTGCTGAACGATCCGGCGATCAACGCCGTGGCCATTTTCACCCGCCATCACCTGCACGCCGCCTTGGCGTCCAGGGCGCTGGGCTCCGGCAAGCACGTCTTCTGCGAGAAGCCCCTGGCTTTGCGGGAGGAGGAACTGCTGGAAGTCGAACGGGCGTGGAAGGACGCCGCCGAGCGCGCCCCGCTCACGCTGATGGTGGGATTCAACCGGCGCTTTGCACCGCTGGTTGAACCGGTCCGGCGGATGATCGCCGAGGCCGGTGAACCTCCGGTGCTCGCGGTCCGGGTGAATGCCGGCGCCTTGCCGCGCGGGCATTGGACTCAGGATCCGGTGCAGGGCGGCGGACGGATCCTCGGCGAAGCCTGCCATTTCGTGGACCTCATGACTTTCCTGGCCGGATCGGCGCCGGTGCGCGTGTTCGCCGGCGGGGCGTCCTCCTTCGGCGTGGATACGGAGGACAATTTCGCCGCCACGCTGGAATTCGCCGGCGGCGCCGTCGGCACGCTGGTGTATTCCTCCGCCGGAGATCGGGCCTTCCCCAAGGAGCGGATCGAAGTTTTCTGCGGCGGGCGGGCGGCGGTGATCGACGATTTCCGGACGGCCGAAATTTGGCGGGGCGGGAGCCGCCACCGGTGGCGTTCCCCCATGGCTCAGGACAAAGGCCACCGCGCTGTGTGGGAGGCCTTTATCCGATGCCTTCATGACGGCGGGCCGGCGCCCATACCGGCGCCGGAGATTTTCGCAGTCACGCGCGCCACCTTCGCCCTGCTCCAGGCCGTCCGGCAAAAAACCGTCGTCGAGGTCAGCGGAGGGTGATCCCCGGTTTTTCCCGGCCGTCGAAGCACGCACGCCAAGGCCCGCCGAGGGCTTTCGTTTTGCGGAAAAGGCGGTTCTGGAGGATAATGACCCATCACTATTAACCGCCGGATTGCCGGTATTCCATACGCGAAGGGGAGGAAACATGTCCTTGGATAGGGGTGCCTGCCGAAGGTTATTGGTTTTACTGTTTTTCCTTTCACCCGTGCTCAGTTGTTCGACGGTTAAAGAGGCGATCTGGCCGCCGACCCCCACGCCGACCGCGACGGCGACCCCCACGCCGACCCCCACGCCGACGCCTACCGCCACCCGCGTTCCGATCGCTCAGCGGGATTTTGCGGATATCCTTCTGCAAAAAGAGGAGCTGCCGGATGGTTTCATGCAGATCGACCTTCCGCATTTGGAAGACACGTTCTCGGAGATGCTGGGCGGCGCGGCAACCTCGGAGTTGGAGTCGGTGCTCGAGGAAATTGTGACCGGATACGCCCGGTTATTTTCCTCCGAGGAGGAAATTTACACGAATATGATCCTGGTCTACCCCGACCCGGGCTTCGCGCAGACCGCCTTTGTGGAATACCGGGATCTGATCGCCGGACAGGAGGAGGAGATCGACGCCGAGCAAGTCGGAGAGGAGAGCGCGATGTTCGATCAATCCTCGCGCGGGGTAGTCTACTATTTCATTCTCTGGAGATACCAGGAGGCGATTCTGAATCTGCAATATGCCGGGGAAGACGGGATCGAGCCGGAAGACTTCCTCCGCCTCGCCCAGTCGGTCCAGACCCGCCTAGAGGCGGGATAGCGCTTCGCGCGACGCGTTCCGGGTCGAGGTTTTCCGTCATTTGGATGAGGATTTCAAAGGAGGATACATGGAAAAATCATCCGCTCGGAACTGCTCGAAACGGTGGTGGATTCTGCCGGCGCTGCTGCTTCCCTTATTAAGCTGCACGACGATCAACCAGATGCTCTTTCCGCCGACACCGACGCCGACGCCGACCGCCACGCCGACGCCAACTCCGACCAACACGCCGAGCCCTACTCCCCAATCCTTGGCGGATTTAAATTTGGCGGAGATCGCCTTGCAAGAATCGGATCTGCCTTCCGGCTTCGAGAAAAACGTAATCCCGGACATCGGCGAAGCCCTGGCGGAGTCGATCGGAGGCGCCGGAGACGTCATCACGGAGGACTTGGTTAAAGACTACGCCGTCCTCTACATGCACGGACAGGATCAATTTTTCTTAAACGCCATCCTGGTGTACTCGGACAGTGCCCAAGCCTCCACAGTTTACAGTTTTTTTGCGGCTCGAGTGCTGACGGGGAGCGCGGTGGATATCCCCGCCATTGGGGAACTCAGCATCGCCGGGAAATACTATGATTCCGGCGTTTACTCCTATTCGGTCTTTTGGCTTTATCGTGAGGCCGTCTTCGAGTTGGATTATGTCGGGGTGGCGGATGTCTCCATCGATGGATTGGTTCATTTGGCGCAGATCATCCAAGGCCGGGTTGAGGCAGTCTGATCGGGAGGGGGGATTCCCGCCCGCCGCAAGCGTTCCGCCCTTTGCTGGATCCGGAGGCAGGGCGGGTGTGTGCGAGAGCAGGGCGGAGTTCTTTCCCACAACGGCGTCCGATCCGGTTTTAATTTGCCGTCCGGCGGATCCTTCGTTCGAACTGCCCGTGGTTCGCGCGACGATGTTGCCCACATGGTTGAAGGAAGGCGTATGAACACGTCATCGCATATCCATCAAGGCCGTCGGCTGTGGATTCTGTTGGGGCTGATGATCCCCCTGTTCGGATGCGTCACGATCCGAGAGGCGATCTTTCCGCCGACGCTGACGCCCACGCCCACGGTAACGCCGACCCCGACGCCGACCAGCACCCCAACTCCGACCCGTGTGCCCCTGGCGGAGCAGGATTTGGGCGATTTGGCGCTGAGGCGGTCGGACCTCCCGGACGGACGGTATGTGGAGACGGTGCTTCCGGACTTCCACGAAATTCTTTTGGAATCCGGCGAGGAAGACACCGGTCTGATCCTCGAAAACCTGGAAACCGGATACGCCGTACTTTTTCTGTCCGGCACCGAATCGATTTACATGAATGTGATCCTCGTCTACGCGGATCCAGCATCGGCGGCGCCGGTCTTCGAATACTACGCCGAGAATTATTCCGAGGGCGATGAGGTGGAAATCCCGCGGATCGGGGATGCGAGCACGGCCGTGGAGATGGAAATGTCCGGCCTGTACGCTTATGGGATCGTCTGGAGGTACGAAGAAGCCATCGTCCAGATCACCTACGTCGGGGAAGACGATATCGGAATCGACGAAGCGGTCCGACTGGCGCAGACCGTTCAGGGCCGCTTCGAGGCCCTCTAGCCGTCGGCCGGTTTTGACCGTCTGACGGGAGGGGCGATGGCGCGGCGCACCGACGCGGAAGAAGGCAGGCGTTCGCGGAAGCCGCGCGGCCGAGCCGCGCGGTTGTTCGTTATCCGGTCCGGCGCCGGACCGGCTGAGCACGGTCGAGGAGGCGATGAACCCTTTCGAGGTTCTGGGCATCATTGGGATCCGCTCCGCGTTTTGGTATGCGGTGTACCGAGCTGAACTGGCATCCGGAATTGCCCGAAAGCGGACGCCGCTCGTCGGGTGGCAGGATCTGATCGATCGGCTGTCCGAAGCGGCCGCGGATTGGTCCCCGGAGAACGGTCCACCGTTCTTCTTCCGCGGTTTGGACGGGATCGGCGAGTACCTTCGCCGCATCTCCCCGGATTCCGCGGGCGCGTTGGCGGAGGAGCTGGCGCACATCCGTAAAGGATCCTTCCGGCTGTGGGAGGACCGCCGGCACGCCTGCGGTTTTCCGCCGGAGTGGAACCGCAATCCCCTCACCGGCAGGCCCGCATCCGCCGAATGCCATTGGACGGAGGTGCGCGAGGAAGCGGCCGGCGACATCAAGGGATTGTGGGAGCTTTCCCGGTTTTCCTTCGCATTCCGGCTGGCGCGGTGCTATGCCCTGACCGGGGAGGAGCAGGCTCCGGAGACCTTCTGGCGTCTGGTGGAATCCTGGGTGGGGGCGAATCCTCCCAACGCGGGGCCGCAATGGATCTCCGGTCAGGAGGCGGCGCTGCGGGCGATGGCGTGGACATTCGCCCTGCACGCGTTCGCCGACTCGCCGGCCACCACGCCGGAGCGGGTGAAGATGATGATGGCCGCGCTCGAAGCGCATGCGGCGCGGATTGAAGCCACGCCGGCCTATGCCCGGGCGCAGAACAACAACCATCTGCTTTGCGAGGCGGCCGGGCTGTTCACCATCGGTTTGATGTTCCCCGCGCTGCCCGGCGCATCGCGGCGGCGGGATCTGGGCTTGCGGCTGATCGGTGAAGCCGCCGGCCAGTTTTTCCCCGACGGCGGATACATCCAGCATTCCCACAATTATCACCGGTTCGCCGTCCAGCTGGGCTTGTGGGTTCTGCGCCTGGGGGAGTTGAACGACCGGCCGATCCCGGAGCTCCTGCGGCGGGGCGTCCGGCGCTCTTTCGACCTGCTGCGGACGTTGACCCATCGCAAAACCGGACGGGCGCCGAACTTCGGGCACAACGACGGCGCGCTGTTCCTCCCGCTCAACACCTGCGAGTACGAGGACTACCGGCCGCTCCTGCAGGCCCTTTCCCTCTGGAGGGACCGCAAGAAGGTCTTCCGCGACGGTCCCTGGGACGAGGATGCGCTTTGGTTACTCGGACCGGATTC is part of the Anaerolineales bacterium genome and harbors:
- a CDS encoding alginate lyase family protein; its protein translation is MNPFEVLGIIGIRSAFWYAVYRAELASGIARKRTPLVGWQDLIDRLSEAAADWSPENGPPFFFRGLDGIGEYLRRISPDSAGALAEELAHIRKGSFRLWEDRRHACGFPPEWNRNPLTGRPASAECHWTEVREEAAGDIKGLWELSRFSFAFRLARCYALTGEEQAPETFWRLVESWVGANPPNAGPQWISGQEAALRAMAWTFALHAFADSPATTPERVKMMMAALEAHAARIEATPAYARAQNNNHLLCEAAGLFTIGLMFPALPGASRRRDLGLRLIGEAAGQFFPDGGYIQHSHNYHRFAVQLGLWVLRLGELNDRPIPELLRRGVRRSFDLLRTLTHRKTGRAPNFGHNDGALFLPLNTCEYEDYRPLLQALSLWRDRKKVFRDGPWDEDALWLLGPDSIGGTKRRRPRDVEFEPKPFFAPCAGFYVLEGVESQAVIRCVRFRSRPAHADQLHLDLWWRGENVAADAGTYLYSGESPWRNSLSHAGVHNTATVDGQDQMRRSGRFLWTSLADAVVGMTREGVWCGSHDGYRRRGVIHRRLVEYLDEDIWIVTDDLLGQGAHSVRLHWLIPDYPWEWNAPEKDPALVSALSEKVTGWKDGSGGGIALNTPAGGISLRIWSNRPAVWDLYRAGERMYGPETPDDTVPNAIRGWRSLRYAEKTPALSFAGKIEAELPVRLISVWAPIRRNK
- a CDS encoding bi-domain-containing oxidoreductase, encoding MKQVVQNIRTGRTEIVEVPCPKPSPGGALVRTAASVVSVGTERMVVEFASRSLIGKARSRPDLVRQVLQKARREGFLTAMRAAFRRLSQPMPLGYSSAGTVVEVGEGVGEFHPGDRVACAGGGHAVHAEFASVPVNLMAPVPAGVDLEEAAFATLGAIALHGFRLSEAALGESVAVVGLGVLGLLVAQIAAAAGCRVWGVDLDPARVKLARRLGAGAAVREGAEDAARTFTASRGFDAVIVCADASSSDPLALAGAIARDRGRVIAVGATGMTLPRKPYYEKELDFRVSRSYGPGRYDLLYEEAGVDYPYGYVRWTEQRNLAAFLDLVAAGKVRIGPLAGRRFALKDAAGAYALISGKTKKKESFLGVLLTYPPDAAPAKSIAVRPSPAPQADAAEQVRLGVLGAGLFATQVALPAVARIRRVEKVSIVSGGGLTAALAAKEFGFLRAAADPADVLNDPAINAVAIFTRHHLHAALASRALGSGKHVFCEKPLALREEELLEVERAWKDAAERAPLTLMVGFNRRFAPLVEPVRRMIAEAGEPPVLAVRVNAGALPRGHWTQDPVQGGGRILGEACHFVDLMTFLAGSAPVRVFAGGASSFGVDTEDNFAATLEFAGGAVGTLVYSSAGDRAFPKERIEVFCGGRAAVIDDFRTAEIWRGGSRHRWRSPMAQDKGHRAVWEAFIRCLHDGGPAPIPAPEIFAVTRATFALLQAVRQKTVVEVSGG